A section of the Falco biarmicus isolate bFalBia1 chromosome 3, bFalBia1.pri, whole genome shotgun sequence genome encodes:
- the MEP1B gene encoding meprin A subunit beta, with protein sequence MGWFSVPVVLTWLLLQVVWSQPAPETTEIDVDGGLDQDIFDINEALGLDLFEGDIKLDGERNSIIGDNYRWPHVIPYVLDDSLEMNAKGLILKAFEQYRLKTCIDFKPWEGEKNYIFVFKGTGCWSSVGNQQKGLQQLSIGDNCDRIGTIQHEFLHALGFWHEQSRSDRDDYVSIIWDRVQSGKEHNFKKYDDKTSDSLNAPYDYTSVMHYSQNAFRNGTEPTIITNIPDFMDVIGQRMDFSDYDIQKLNRLYNCSSSISFMDTCSFELENICGMIQSSDDNSDWQRLSQVPAGPNTDHTNMGECEDSGYFMHFNTSAGAEGSTAILESRILYPKRGFQCLQFYFYNSGHESNRLYVWVREYTSAHPNGTLRLIEEIKGSPVSSWQLHHVSLNITCKFRVVFQGVRGSGLSDGGLSVDDINLSETQCPHHVWHIRNFTHLLNTSPAGTAGKIYSPPFYSSKGYAFQVSLYINGTTDNPFNLAMYLHLISGANDDQLQWPCAWQQGTVILLDQHPDIRQRMSNQRSITTDPLKLSASSSAYFWDRPDKVGSTASFPNGTTFMRGPGSGTSSFLTHQRLRSRNFIKEDGVYILITMEDISHLLSTQPSASPTSVINTPSATTTKPTSNTTATTKPTTATTTKPTTMSTTTTTPITTASVTLTEKPEVPGFCPDNSCENDGVCIIVHGAPVCRCPAGDNWWYMGEKCERKGSTEENTIIAVSSTITVFVVMLIVTITTAVCLKKKYSQGKETGESLTLEENKTSF encoded by the exons cctgctccagAGACAACTG aaatagatGTAGATGGAGGACTTGATCAAGACATCTTTGACATCaatgaag CTTTAGGACTAGACCTTTTTGAAGGAGACATCAAACTTGATGGG GAACGAAACTCCATCATTGGTGACAACTATCGGTGGCCCCACGTTATCCCTTACGTCCTTGATGACAGCCTGG aaatgaatgCTAAGGGACTCATCCTCAAGGCATTTGAACAGTATCGACTGAAAACCTGTATTGACTTCAAACcttgggaaggggagaagaattACATATTTGTGTTCAAAGGAACAGG CTGCTGGTCCTCAGTGGGAAACCAGCAAAAGGGGTTGCAGCAGCTCTCCATCGGAGACAACTGTGACAGGATTGGGACGATCCAGCACGAGTTCCTGCATGCCCTGGGATTCTGGCATGAGCAGTCACGGTCTGACCGGGATGACTACGTGTCCATCATCTGGGACAGGGTTCAGTCTG GTAAAGAgcataatttcaaaaaatatgATGATAAAACATCAGACTCCCTGAATGCTCCCTATGACTATACTTCCGTGATGCACTATAGCCAAAATGCTTTTAGGAATGGAACTGAACCCACCATCATCACTAACATACCAGACTTCATGGATGTTATAGGACAGCGAATGGATTTCAGTGATTATGATATCCAGAAACTGAACCGGCTGTACAATTGCT CCTCCTCCATAAGTTTCATGGACACATGCAGTTTTGAACTTGAAAATATATGTGGCATGATTCAAAGTTCAGATGACAACAGTGATTGGCAGCGTTTGTCTCAGGTTCCTGCTGGGCCAAATACTGATCACACTAATATGGGAGAATGTGAAG ATTCTGGCTACTTCATGCATTTCAACaccagtgctggagcagagggaagcaCAGCTATCCTGGAGAGCCGAATTCTGTATCCCAAAAGGGGCTTTCAGTGCTTACAATTCTATTTCTATAACAGCGGTCATGAAAGCAACCGGCTGTATGTCTGGGTCAGGGAGTATACTTCAGCCCATCCGAATGGTACTTTGAGACTCATTGAAGAGATAAAAG GTTCACCTGTGAGTTCTTGGCAGCTCCATCATGTCTCTTTGAATATCACATGTAAATTCCGGGTTGTGTTTCAAGGTGTGAGAGGAAGTGGCTTATCAGACGGAGGCCTCTCTGTTGATGACATCAACTTATCAGAAACTCAGTGTCCCCACCACGTCTGGCATATCAGAAATTTCACACATCTCCTCAACACAAGtccagcagggacagcaggaaaaatataCAGCCCACCTTTTTACTCTAGTAAAGGATATGCTTTTCAGGTCAGCTTGTATATAAACGGTACCACCGATAACCCATTTAATTTAGCAATGTACTTGCACTTGATTTCTGGAGCAAATGACGATCAGTTGCAATGGCCCTGTGCATGGCAGCAAGGTACAGTGATTCTGCTTGACCAGCATCCTGATATTCGTCAACGGATGTCAAACCAAAGAAGCATAACAACAGACCCCCTGAAATTATCAG cttccTCATCAGCTTATTTTTGGGATAGACCAGATAAAGTGGGATCCACAGCATCTTTTCCCAATGGAACTACATTCATGAGGGGTCCAGGAAGTGGAACGAGTTCATTTTTGACTCATCAGAGACTTAGAAGCCGCAACTTTATTAAAGAAGATGGTGTTTATATTCTTATAACAATGGAAG ATATATCACATCTACTGTCAACTCAGCCAAGTGCTTCACCCACTTCTGTTATAAACACACCCAgtgccaccaccaccaaacctACCTctaacaccactgccaccaccaagCCCACCACCGCCACGACCACCAAGCCTACCACTATGtctaccaccaccacaacacCCATCACAACAGCTTCTGTCACCCTGACTGAAAAGCCAGAGGTTCCAGGTTTCTGTCCAGACAACTCTTGTGAAAATGATGGTGTCTGCATTATCGTACATGGAGCACCGGTGTGCAG ATGTCCAGCAGGTGACAACTGGTGGTACATGGGAGAAAAGTGCGAAAGGAAAGGCtcaactgaagaaaatactatAATAGCTGTTTCTTCAACCATAACTGTATTTGTTGTAATGCTTATTGTCACTATCACAACTGCAGTgtgccttaaaaagaaatacagccaaGGAAAGGAAACTGGGGAGAGCCTGACTTTAGAAGAA AATAAAACATCCTTTTGA